Part of the uncultured Desulfobacter sp. genome, CAAAGTGAATGGTGCCTTCATTGGTGATCTGGTAGGTTTCATGGCCCTTGCCTGCCGCCACGATAATATCCTGGGGTTTTGAGATCTGAACGGCTAAGGCCAAGGCCTTGGCCCGGTCGGTCATCCGGATATAGCCTTTTTGAGGAAGATTTGAGTCGGCAGGATCAATGGGTTTAACCCCCTGGGTTTGGATCCCCGCTATGATTTCGTCCACAATGACCTCGGGATCTTCGGATCGCGGGTTGTCCGAGCTGACAATGGCGATATCCGAATATTTACAGGCCATGATACCCATGGGCGCGCGTTTGGTGCGGTCCCGGTCCCCGCCGCATCCGAATACCGTGATCAGCCGGGCAGGGGCGCGGCCGGCAAGGGTTTTCAGGATGGATTCAAGGGCGTCCGGGGTGTGGGCATAATCCACAAAGATGTGGCGGTTCAGGTCGGTGGGCAGTTTTTCAAGGCGGCCCGGTACCCGGTCCAGGGCGGAAATGCCCCGGGCAATGGATTCCGGGCAGATCCCTGTGGCCAAGGCCGCACCTGCGGCACACAAGATGTTTTCCAGGTTGAAATGGCCCGTGAGCGCAGAGGTCAGGGGGGCCTGCACACCAGAGAAATCCAGGGTGCCTTTCAACCCATGGATGTCGTCCGTGATGTCAATGGCCTTGATATCCGCATCACCATCGGCACTGACCCGGATCACGGGCGGCTTAATGCCCTCTGCCAGGCGGATGCCGTATTCATTGTCAATGTTGACTACCGCCTTGCCCCGGGTGCCGTCTTCAAACGGGCCTAAATGACGGGTGAACAGGGTTCGTTTGCAGTCAAAATAATCTTCGAATCCGTCGTGGTAGTCCAGATGATCCTGGGTGAGGTTGGTGAACACCGCCGCATTAAATTCACATTCATCCACCCGGTGCTGGTCCAGGCTGTGGGAGGAGACCTCCATGATCACATGGGTGACACCGGCAAGTTTCATGTCATGCATGGTTTTTTGCAGGCATACCGCATCAGGTGTGGTGACGGCGCTGTTAATGGTGAAGCCGGGATATCTGATGTTGACCGTGCCGATGACGCCGCAGGTGATCCCACAGGTCTGATAAATTTTTTCCAACAGCCAGGTGATGCTGGTCTTGCCGTTGGTGCCGGTGATGCCCACAACCACCAGGTCCTTTGATGGGTGGCCATAAAGGTTTGCGGCTGCAATGGCGGTATCTTTGCGGGTATTTTTTGAGAGCACAATCTGTTGTGCCTGTTCCCAGGGCAGGTCCCGGGGGATTCTTTGGGCCAGAACCGCTGCGGCCCCCTGGTCAAGCGCCTGGGCAATATAGTTATGGCCGTCGGCGGCATGGCCGTCCACGGCGATGAAGAGTGATCCCGGGGAAACCTGCCTGGAATCGCAGGTGATATGGGTGATGGAGGTGTTGCCGATACCTGCCTGTTCCTGATCAGGCGTGAGCACGACTTCAGTTGTGTTCAGGATGTCAGTCAGCTGCATGGAACACCTCCCGGGGTAATGCTGCTATCATGTCCGTGTTGGGGGCAATGTTCAGATAGTTAAAGGACCGGGCCATGATATCCTTGAAGGCCGGTGCCGCCACAATGCCGCCGTAATGGTTCTGCTTGGGTTCGTCCACCACCACCAGAATGGCCAGGGCGGGGTTGCCAAAGGGGGCAAAGCCTGCAAACGCGGCCGTGTATCTGGAACTGGAATACCCTTTTTTGCCCCTGGCCGCTTTCTGGGCCGTGCTGGTTTTGCCGCATATCCGGTAACCGGGGATGGCGGCTTTGGTGCCTGTGCCGTCTTCCTGGACCACCCGGGCCATCATTTTTTTTACAATGCCAGCGGTTTTGGGGGAGATCACCTGGCGGACCACGCAGGGGGTGTTTTCCCGGATCACCTCACCTGTGTTGGAAAGCACTTTTTTAACCAGCAGGGGTTTCATCAATTTGCCGCCATTGGCTATGGCGGATACGGCACTGACAAGCTGGAGCGCGGTCACCGACATGCCCTGGCCAAAGGAGATGGCCACCGCATCAATGCTGGTCCAGCGCTTCAACGGCAAAATAACACCGGAGCTTTCTGCCGGGCAGTTGATGCCGGTTTTGTTGCCGAATCCAAAGGCTTTCAGGTAATAGTGCATGGCCTTGGGCCCGATCTCCTGGGCGATTTTGGCCGCCCCGATGTTGGATGAAAACTTTATGATCTGACCGGGGGTCAGGTAATCATGGGGATGGGTGTCATGGATGACGGATCTGCCCACGCGGTAGTTGCCGTTTTCGCAATTAATAATGGTTTTGGGGGCCATTCCCCGTTCGATGGCCGAGGCCACGGTGATCACTTTCATGATGGAGCCGGGCTCGAATGCATCGGTCATTGCCCTGTTCCTGTAGCGGCTGCGGCTGAAATCGCCATAGTTGTTGGGATTGAACTCCGGGTAGTGCGCCATGGCAAGAATTTCACCGGTGGCAGGCTGCATCACGATGGCCATGCCTGATTTCCCCCGGTGTTCTTTCACGGCCTGTTCCAGGGCCTGTTCGCTGAAGAACTGGATTTTTTTATCCAGGGCCAAAACGATGGTGCCGCCCTGAAGCCCCTCACGCCGTGGGCTGCCCGTATCAAGGATTGTGCCCTGGCCGTCCCTGTATTCCTGGGTTTTTCGGGTTTTGCCTTCCAACACCTCATTATAAGAAAATTCCAGCCCCTCAAGGCCGTGGTCATCCTGACCGGTGAATCCGACGACCTGGGCTGCCAGGTGTCGGTTGGGATAAAATCGTTTGGAATTATCCTGGATATAGATGCCGACTATGTTCAGATCTTTGACAGCTTTGGCCTTGGTTGGAGAGACCCGGCTTGCCAGGAGCGCAAACCTGCGGTCCTGGGATAGTTTTTTTTCTATTTCAGACCGGCTGCCGCCAATGATTTTGACCAGCATGGCTGCCGTCTGGCCGGCATTTGTGATCTGGGTGGGATCTGCGGTAATGTTGGGGGCGTCAATGCTGGCACCCAGTTTGTTTAAGTGACGGTCAAGGATCAGCCCGCGTTCACCCTGGATGGAGATTTGTCTGACATAGGTATTTTCAGCCCTTTTTTTCAGGGTTTCACCCTGGAGAATCTGGATGTCAAAAGAACGAATGACAATGCCCACCAGGCACAGTAACAGAAAAAAACGGATCACAAGAATCCGGGCGCCTAATTTTTCATGGGGGGATGCCGCCATTTATTTTTTTCCTTTGGACAGATAAATGGTTTCATTAAAAATGTCCGGTGCCAGCCCCAACCGGGTCCGGGCAATACGGGCTATACGTGTGTCGGATTTAAGACGCTCGATTTCAACACCCAGAGCCTGGCGGTAATCCGCCAGCTCCTGGATACGGTGTTCGGTTTTTGCAATCATGATCATGGCCTGGTTGGATTCGCTTCTGATCCAGGCGTTGCAAATGAGTTCGGCAGCCAGCGCGATGATGAGAAAAAACCACAGCACTCCGGTTTGGTTCTGGATGGCATCAGATTGTTTTTGTGGTGTGTTCACAGCTGGATTGCCCTTTTGTTTAAAATCCCAATACGCTGTTCAATTTAAGTTGTGGAATGCGCCCGGGTGTCGGCCGGCCGGGTCATTCCGCGGGGGTTATAAAAAGTCTGGGTAAGTTGCTCAAATTTTTTAAACCTTGTTAAGGGCTGTGTCTGGCCGTTGACGTGTCAGATCAGCCCATGGCTGTCATATTTTTTGTGCGACCCTCAGTTTGGCGCTTCTTGCCATGGGGTTGGCTTTCAATTCGTCCGGGTCCGCCGTTACAGGTTTGCGGGTGACCGATTCCATCTGCTTGACAAAACCGCATATACATTGGGGAAATTGTCTCGGGCAGGTGCATCCGTTTTCAAAGGTCCGCAGCTGCTGTTTGACAATACGGTCTTCCAGGGAGTGAAAGGAGATAATGCTGATACGACCGCCCTTGACCAGCATGGAGGGAACCGCCTGCATAAATCTTTCCAGGCGTTCAAGCTCCCGGTTGACTTCAATGCGCAGGGCCTGGAACACCCGGGTGGCCGGATGAATCTTCTGCTTTGCCTTTGCCCGGCCGGGCATGGCGTTTTCTATGATTCCGGCAAGTTCCAGGCTGCCGGTAATGGGGGCAGCGACTCTTTTTTCAGTGATTGCCCGTGCCAATCGCCTTGAAAATCGCTCTTCCCCGTATTTAAAAAAAATATCAGCCAATTGTTTTTCCGAATAGGTATTTATCACCTGGTATGCGGTTAACGAATTGCGGACATCCATCCGCATAT contains:
- a CDS encoding penicillin-binding protein 2 → MAASPHEKLGARILVIRFFLLLCLVGIVIRSFDIQILQGETLKKRAENTYVRQISIQGERGLILDRHLNKLGASIDAPNITADPTQITNAGQTAAMLVKIIGGSRSEIEKKLSQDRRFALLASRVSPTKAKAVKDLNIVGIYIQDNSKRFYPNRHLAAQVVGFTGQDDHGLEGLEFSYNEVLEGKTRKTQEYRDGQGTILDTGSPRREGLQGGTIVLALDKKIQFFSEQALEQAVKEHRGKSGMAIVMQPATGEILAMAHYPEFNPNNYGDFSRSRYRNRAMTDAFEPGSIMKVITVASAIERGMAPKTIINCENGNYRVGRSVIHDTHPHDYLTPGQIIKFSSNIGAAKIAQEIGPKAMHYYLKAFGFGNKTGINCPAESSGVILPLKRWTSIDAVAISFGQGMSVTALQLVSAVSAIANGGKLMKPLLVKKVLSNTGEVIRENTPCVVRQVISPKTAGIVKKMMARVVQEDGTGTKAAIPGYRICGKTSTAQKAARGKKGYSSSRYTAAFAGFAPFGNPALAILVVVDEPKQNHYGGIVAAPAFKDIMARSFNYLNIAPNTDMIAALPREVFHAAD
- a CDS encoding septum formation initiator family protein — encoded protein: MNTPQKQSDAIQNQTGVLWFFLIIALAAELICNAWIRSESNQAMIMIAKTEHRIQELADYRQALGVEIERLKSDTRIARIARTRLGLAPDIFNETIYLSKGKK
- the rsmH gene encoding 16S rRNA (cytosine(1402)-N(4))-methyltransferase RsmH, whose product is MGFEHTSVMPNQVHAYQNIKPGDLCVDCTLGGCGHAMATLKAIGSDGLLIGIDQDMDAITNARNVLHGFEDNVRLYHNNFSDLPGILKDAGIDGVNSILLDLGFSLNQLTQSKRGFSFKKDEPLDMRMDVRNSLTAYQVINTYSEKQLADIFFKYGEERFSRRLARAITEKRVAAPITGSLELAGIIENAMPGRAKAKQKIHPATRVFQALRIEVNRELERLERFMQAVPSMLVKGGRISIISFHSLEDRIVKQQLRTFENGCTCPRQFPQCICGFVKQMESVTRKPVTADPDELKANPMARSAKLRVAQKI